AGGAAATGGGTTCCCATGAGCGCGTTCATGATCACCGACTGGGCAAAGCCCACCGAGCCTCTGGTAAGCTCTTCGTAGAATATCATGCAGCTTACCTTGTCTGCGTTCATTCCCCCCAGCTCCTCTGGGTACCTCAAACCCAGGTATCCAAGCCCGGCGAACTCCTTCCAAAGCTGCCATGGAAACTGGTCTTTCTCGTCTATCTCCTGTGCTGCTGGAACCACCATCTTGTCCACGGCCTCGGCCACGGCCTTCTGGAAGAACTCCTGCTCTTCGGTGAGTCGGAAGTCCATTGCTCCTCCTTGACTGTTCATGGCGCCCAATCATCCATGCAGCCTCCTTGAGACTGCCTGGCATTGAGCTCCTTTCTCAAATCACCCCCATGCTCTTGAGTGCCTGCAACTCCTCACTGGACATCCCGAGCCGCTGTCCATAGTAAAGCTCGTTGTGTTCCCCGAATCGGGGTGGGAAGCTGAGCATGCCCTGGTTCTGGCACAAGAACTGGGTACTGTAAGGCGCAGGCGCCAGCAGGATCTCCACTCCTGTGCGAGGATCCCTGGACCTAAGAAGCCTTTGCTTCACCAGGGGGTCCTCCAGAACCTCCTGGATGGACTGGATCTTGGAAACCGGGACCGTTATGCTCTTGAACATCTCTATGACCTCTTGGGTGCCAAGGCCCTTGAAGATCTCAGCCAGACGACGGTTAAGCCTTTCCACGTCTTTTATCCTGCCCTCGTTTTTCTCGTACGCGGGGTCCTTGAGCCCCTTGAAGGGTTCCAGTTCTGTCATGGATGCCCACTGCCTGTCATTGCCCACAGCTATGTACACGAATCCATCTCTGGTCTCAAAAACCGAAACCGGAGCAAAGAACTCATGGGTGTTGCCCCTTCTGCTTATGTGGCGGCCGAATGAGCCGGTGAGCGTTATGGGGACCGTGAGCCAGGACACTGTGCTTTCGAACATGGAGAGATCTATGCGGGAGCCTCTGCCCGTCTGGGCCCTCAGAAACAGGGCCTTCATTATTAGGCCGTAGCCGTGCTCGCTGGCCCCCATGTCCGGAAGAGGAATGCCCAGCACCTGGGGAAAGCCGTCGGGCTCCCCTGTCAGCTCCATGAGCCCTCCCCTGGCCTGCAGGATGGGATCGTAGGCTGCCTCGTTGGAATCTGGCCCGAATCCGGTTACTCCAAACCAGATGATGTCTTCCTTGATGGAGCGAAGCCTCTGGTAATCTATCCCCAGTTTTGAGTAATTCCTGGGTAGCTGGTTGGTGGCAAAGATGTCTATCTGGAGCTCTCTGATGAGCCTCTCCAGAAGATCCTGACCTTCCTTTGTGCCCAGGTTCAAAGTTATGGCCTTCTTGCCCGCGTTGATACACAGGTAGTAGGTGTTCATGCGCTCCTCGCCGAGCCTGTTCTCACCCACCAGCCTGTTGGGATCCCCGTACACCGGGTGTTCCACCCGGATCACTTCAGCACCCTCCATGGCCAGCCTGTAAGTAAGGTAAGGCAAGACCGTTGCCTGCTCCAGGGATAGCACCTTTATGTTTTCCAGTGTCTCCATGGCCATCTCCCTCTTTACGGGTATTTCTCCCCATGAATCATGGGCTCCTTCCCAAGGAAAAGGACCCCTGACTCCAAGACCCTCCTTCGGCAAAACAGGTGATTCAAGACCCTTGACTATGCACCATTGACTTTGTATACAATGTCCGAACGGCCGGATTATAGGTTGCTCTTGGCACAGTGTCAACGGTCTCCTCTGGCCAAGGAATAGGTTTTTTTTTGAACCAAATGTGAGAGTTTCAGGAACCATGGCAAAAAATAGGGGGGAATCGTGAGGCTTCCCAGATTCAATTACCTTGAACCCAGGGACCTCAAAGAGGCCTTGGAGATGAGGGCTCTGTATGGAGCCCAAAGCGCTGTGCTGGCAGGTGGTACGGATCTGCTGGTCAGGATGAAGCAACGTTTGATGAAGCCATCCTTCCTCATAAGCCTCAAGAATCTCCGAGAGCTGGAGGGGATCCGGCTGGAGAACCAGGAGATGGTGATAGGTGCCAGAACCCCCATCAGGGAGGTGGTGAGATCCCCTTTGGTGCAATCCCACTTTCCTGCTCTGATGGAAGCAATGCAAGCCGTGGGAGCTTACACCATACAGCACGTGCGAGGTACCATCGGGGGCAATCTCTGTCAGGACACAAGATGCCTTTTCTACAATCAGTCGGCATTTTGGCGCTCTGGAAGACAGGCCTGTCACAAGGCGGGCGGCAAGATCTGCTATGCCAGGGAGGGCTCGGACAGGTGCAGATCCACAAACCAGTCAGATGGTGCCACGGCCTTGATGGCATTGCAGGCAAAGGTGGTCCTCAGAAGTACCCAGGGGTTGAGGGTTCTGGGCCTGGAGGAGTTCTTCACCATGAAGGGCGAGGCCCCTTTGGACTTGGCACCCAACGAGATCCTGACAGAAATCAGGCTCCCTCTGGGCCCCTCCCAGGCAAGTAGTGCTTACGAAAGAATCTCCTATCGCTCGGCCATCGACTTTCCGGTGGCCTCTGCAGCAGCATGGATACGTAGCCAGAAGAGAACCATAGAGAAAGCTCGCATAGCGGTGGGGTGCATGGGAAATGCTCCTTTGTTGATTCTGCAGGCAGGAGAACATCTGGAAGGAAGATCTCTGGAAGACAAGCAGGCCCTGGCCAAGGCTGCCCGGGTGGCTATGGATCAGGCTTCTGCCTTTGCAGTGGACAACGTGGGCTCCACTGTTGAGTATAGGGTAGAGATGGTCTGTGTGCTGGTGAAAAGAGCACTTGGCAGGGCCTCGGTCCGCGCTTTGGAGGCCAGCAAGGAGGAGGGTTCATGAGTCGGGTACCCCTCAAGCTAAGGGTAAATGGTGAAGATATGGAACTACTGGTGGAACCCCACTGGACCCTCTTGGAGGTTCTCAGGGAGGAGCTGGATCTCACTGGCACCAAGGAGGGGTGCGGGGAAGGGGTTTGTGGTTCATGTACGGTACTTCTGGATGAAAAGCCGGTGAGGGCCTGCCTGACCCTTGCCCTGGAGGCCCAGGGCTCCAGCGTGACCACTGTGGAAGGTCTGGCTGGTGACAATGGCTTGGACCCGCTGCAGCAGTCTTTCGTGGATCACGGAGCTGTCCAATGCGGGTTTTGTACACCAGGAATGATAATGGCAGCCAAGGCCCTGCTACTGGAGAACCCCTGTCCCCAAGAGCAAGAGATCAGAAAGGCCATATCTGGAAACATCTGCAGATGCACGGGATATGCCAAAATAGTCAAAGCTATCGCAGCTGCGGCCTCAAGAGTAGGGCCCTCTTGGGAGAGCCCCCCAGCAGAAACATCTAAGGAGTCAGCATGAAGGACTATGCCATCATCGGCAAGCCAATGCCCAGGGTGGACACCCCGGCCAAGGTCACCGGGGAGGCCAAGTACACGGCGGATCTTAAGTTCCCCAGGATGCTGGTGGGCAAGGTGCTTCGAAGCCCTCTGGCCCATGCCAGGATACTTTCCATAGACGCATCCAGGGCTCTGGCGCTGCCGGGGGTCAAGGCAGTGGTGACAGGCCAGGATACCTTTGGCGAGAAGTGGGGGGTTTTCCGCTACACTCAGGACCAGTGTTTTCTGCCCATGGACAAGGTGCGCTACTTCGGGGAAGAGGTGGCTGCTGTGGCAGCAGTGGATGAGGACACGGCTCTGGAAGCCCTGGATCTGATTCGGGTGGATTATGAAGAGCTTCCTGCCGTGTTTGATCCCCTTGA
The sequence above is drawn from the bacterium genome and encodes:
- a CDS encoding CoA transferase gives rise to the protein METLENIKVLSLEQATVLPYLTYRLAMEGAEVIRVEHPVYGDPNRLVGENRLGEERMNTYYLCINAGKKAITLNLGTKEGQDLLERLIRELQIDIFATNQLPRNYSKLGIDYQRLRSIKEDIIWFGVTGFGPDSNEAAYDPILQARGGLMELTGEPDGFPQVLGIPLPDMGASEHGYGLIMKALFLRAQTGRGSRIDLSMFESTVSWLTVPITLTGSFGRHISRRGNTHEFFAPVSVFETRDGFVYIAVGNDRQWASMTELEPFKGLKDPAYEKNEGRIKDVERLNRRLAEIFKGLGTQEVIEMFKSITVPVSKIQSIQEVLEDPLVKQRLLRSRDPRTGVEILLAPAPYSTQFLCQNQGMLSFPPRFGEHNELYYGQRLGMSSEELQALKSMGVI
- a CDS encoding FAD binding domain-containing protein, giving the protein MRLPRFNYLEPRDLKEALEMRALYGAQSAVLAGGTDLLVRMKQRLMKPSFLISLKNLRELEGIRLENQEMVIGARTPIREVVRSPLVQSHFPALMEAMQAVGAYTIQHVRGTIGGNLCQDTRCLFYNQSAFWRSGRQACHKAGGKICYAREGSDRCRSTNQSDGATALMALQAKVVLRSTQGLRVLGLEEFFTMKGEAPLDLAPNEILTEIRLPLGPSQASSAYERISYRSAIDFPVASAAAWIRSQKRTIEKARIAVGCMGNAPLLILQAGEHLEGRSLEDKQALAKAARVAMDQASAFAVDNVGSTVEYRVEMVCVLVKRALGRASVRALEASKEEGS
- a CDS encoding (2Fe-2S)-binding protein — its product is MSRVPLKLRVNGEDMELLVEPHWTLLEVLREELDLTGTKEGCGEGVCGSCTVLLDEKPVRACLTLALEAQGSSVTTVEGLAGDNGLDPLQQSFVDHGAVQCGFCTPGMIMAAKALLLENPCPQEQEIRKAISGNICRCTGYAKIVKAIAAAASRVGPSWESPPAETSKESA